The Cytobacillus oceanisediminis genomic interval GTAATTAGTATATTCAAAGAAGAATCGCAACCTTTCTATCTAACATCCCTGTAAAAACTTTAGCGGGAAATGCATTTAAAAGCAATGGAAATACATTCACCTGAATTGGTTCTGCATGTTCATAAATAACAGAAGCGCCTGGTTTTTCCCCAGGCGCCTTTTTTAGGATAAGTATTTTTGTTTTCTCTCATTCTTTTCATCCCTGTCGCATACTCCCTGAAAAGGACAGGCTGGACACTCATTCATATTGTACAAATCCGAAAACTGCTTTGTGTCTTCAAGAAGCGTCTTCATCATCTGCAGATAGTTTAATCCCGCTTCAAGGCTATCTTTATTTGGATTGAAAACATGCCTTTCACCATCCATTAATGTCACGACCTCAATTCTGGCCGGCCTTATACCAAATACCTTTTCTGAAAAAACCACAGTTAAATGACAATAAAGCTCAAGCATTTGCTCGTCAGCATCCACCAGAAATTTCTTCACTATAAAAGAATCCTGCTGCCATTCCGCGACATCGAAAGTTAAAGAAAGATCTACATTCAGCTCTTTAAGATTCATTTTAAACCTTTCATACAAAAACAGCGGCTGAGCTATTTCAGATTCACTGCTTAAGTTTCTCATTAAACCATCTGTTACGGCTGCAGCAGCCATATAATATTGGAGCTGGGTATCAAACATGCGCAGCTCCAGCCTTTCCCAATATTGATCGATCAGCATCAGAACATTTGCAGGGGTCCGATGGCTTTGCGGCAGCTGAAAATAGGATGAAACGACTTTATTGATAATATGCTGAATGGCCTGACGCCAGCCAAGAGGATGTTTTTTCTTTTCAATATGTGTGTAATAAAATTTATAAGGGCACCGGATAAAGTCCGTTAGATTCTGGTCAGTCATTGTGCGGACGGATACTTGAGGGTTTTTGATCAACTCCTCGCCTCCTTAAATCAAAACTATGTATGAATGAAAACAATTATCATCTAGCTTTATTTTAATTGATAATGATTATCAAAATCAACATGTTTTAAAAAATAAATAAAAAAACACCTCCAGTTTGAAGGCGTCTCCTTATTTGTATGGCTCATCCTGCTTTTCATAGGGATAGATCACCTCTTTGTCCAGGTCCATTTGTTTTAGAAAATGATCATGTATGAATTGTCTGATTTCCATAAGCTCTGAACCTGTCGGAAATGCAGAAACATTTATGGCTGGCAGGTCCCCTATCAGCTTGGATGAATGATTCAAATCGGTTGAAATGACCAGATCGAACTCTTCATATTCTGAAATTAAATCGATGCTTGATGAATCAAGCGTTGATATAGAAAGCTGTTTGCCAAAATGATATTTTAGCACTTCCCTAATATAATCCTTTTCATAATATGTCCGGCACACAAGCGCAGCCTGTATTACATGCCTATTCCTCCTTCGCAGAATAGCAGCCTGGAGAAGTGTAAAGATTTCAAGAACATCCAGCTTTTTAAAAATAAGAGGGACTTTAGAGAATGTTTTGAATCCCAGGTCCTCTATCGTTTTGAAAAGTGGATTAGTCTCATAATATGGCAGGTATTGTATCATTGAGCTATGGAGTGTTTCGGTATTTAATTCTTTTTCAAGATAAATTCTCTTAAATGTCTGGTAAATGTGAAATAAAAAGATATCATCATCTGTTAAATTGAAGCCAGCTATATTGGAAAGGTTTTCTAAGTAGACAGAAAAAGGGTGCTCCCTTTCGCCTATCCTCCTCGTGCGGAGATAACGCAGATGCTGCGATCTATTCGTCGGCCTTTCCTCACTCATTAAATAAATGGCAAAGAATAGTATTTCCTGGAGCTGTGTTTCCCTGGATGGAATTTTGGCTTTAGCCATATAGTGCACTAATTCTTTAGCCGCGAGGAAAAATTTACTTTCCTTATACGCATCCACCAAAGTTTTTGGAAACGAAACAAAATAGCCCATAGACATACGCAAATTTGAAATATATAAAATCATTTTGAGGCGTTGAATAGCTCCTGTCCGGAGAGTCATCGAATAGCTCGAGGTCAGCTCCATCAATGCCGACTGAAAATCCCCGGAATGCAGCCAATCCTTCTCAGCATCCGGTTTAAAGCTCATTAAATCTAAGTATTGCATGATAAAACGCCTGATATTTCTTTCATCTCCGACTACTTTGAAAGGACTCGAAGTTAATGTAAGCTGTGATTCCTTCAAAACCTCCTGAAGCTTTTCAATGTGGCGGTATGCGGTTGAACGGCTTACATGCACTTCATTGGATATCAGAGAAATGTCTATTCCATCGCTTAATAAAATCAGCTTTAACGTATGGAAATAAGTATTCTTATCGCGAATTTCTCTCAAAATGCTTTCCAGAGTGCCGCTTTCAGGCTTTCTCAGCCTAACGCCAAAAGTCTCATGCTTTTCCAGCTTCCAATCCTCCGGCAGAATCGTCTCCAGGAATTCCAAATCACGCCATATCGTGCTTTTTGAAAAACCTGTTCGTTCTGCCAGTTGAGCTAAACTGATCCATTTATTTTCACTGAGCAAATGAAAGATTAAATCTGAGTAGCGTTTATAAAACCGGTTCATTTTATCACCTATCTTTTCAAGCTCTTCAAAGTTATCTTTTCTATTACCGTCTTTGCTTACTCATCCTTTACTGCTATCTCAACGTAAAAAAAGGCATGTTCAGGAGAACATGCCTTTAAAGTAAAGGGTGAATTTCGAATTACACATTGGTTCTAACCGATTCTGACCCAGCCCTTTTTGATGGCGAGAAGGACTGCCTGTGTCCGATCATGAACTTTTATCTTTCTCAAAATGCTGCTTACATGATTTTTAACCGTTTTATCGCTAATAAAAAGCGCTTTACTGATGCCAGTATTGCTATTCCCATCTGCCAGCAGCTGAAGCACCTCGCATTCGCGGCGAGTCAATATATGCAGTGGACGCTGATAATTCTGACTTGACGCATGATTGCTGCCTGAATTTAATTCTGTAAGCCTTTTGTATTCCTTTATAATATTTTGCGTAACCTTGGGATCCAGATAACTGCCTCCACTGGCAACAATCCTGATCGCTTCGATTAGCCCTTTTGCACCAATATCTTTAAGCAGGTATCCGGCTGCACCATTCTGGAGCACCCTCGTGACATAATTCTCATCATCATAAAAAGATAAAATAATGACTTTGCTTTTTGATTTGTTTTCATTCAGCTTATCCGTTGCTTTGATGCCATTCATATTAGGCATATCGATATCCATAATCATAACGTCAGGCTTATAATTCTTATCAATTATGAGAGCATCACGGCCATCTTCCCCTTCAGCAACTACTTCAAGGTCCTCTTCCATTTCCAGTATCCGTTTGACCCCTTCTCTGAAGAGCTTATGATCATCTACAATCGCAATTTTTAGCGCCATTTCCCTGTTCACCTGCTCGGATGTATTCTGAACCAATAAAATCTACCAAACCTATTTTACAAAAGTTTTTTCAAAGAATAGTTCCAAATATGAGGCTTGGTGTTTCATTATAGAAATTTGCTGGATGCCCCCAGACGTCCATCAAATAATCTGAATTTTATGTTATGATCGAAATACTATAAGGAAGGAGTATGTGGACATGAACTCTTACAGCAAAACCTTAAATGGTGTTTTCCCATCCGTTTGCTCCTTGGATTGCCCCGATCAATGCGGCCTTCTCGTACATAAAAAAGAAGGAAAAATCGTAAAAATTGAAGGAGATCCCAATCATCCAGTGACACAGGGGAATATTTGCAATAAAGTCCGCAGCATGCCATCAAGGATCTATGATAAAAATCGCCTCAAATATCCAATGAAGCGTGCTGGCACCAAAGGTGATGGCCACTTTGAACGGATTGGGTGGAAAGAGGCGATAGACACGATCACCTCCCGATGGAAGGACCTAATTGTCAACAATGGCCCTGAAAGCATCCTGCCATATAGTTTCTACGGAAATATGGGCAGATTAAACGCAGAAGGAATGGACCGCCGTTTCTTCCATAAACTCGGAGCATCACGCCTTGACAGGACGATTTGTCAATCTGCCGGTACAGCTGGATATACGTATACAATGGGCGGGAGCTTTGGAATGGATCCGGAGGATACCATCCATTCAAAGCTCATTATTCTATGGGGCATTAATGCAGTCAGCACCAACATGCATCAAATGATTCTCGCTCAAAAAGCAAGAAAAAGTGGTGCGAAAATCGTTGTGATTGACGTCCATAAAAACCAGACTGGAAAAATGGCCGACTGGTTTATACCGATTACTCCCGGCACTGATGCTGCCCTGGCCCTTGGCATGATGCATGTCTTGTTTGCCGAAAATTTGGCGGATGAGAACTTTCTGAAAAAGTATACGGTTGGCCACCAGGAACTTCGTGAACATGTGAAGGAATATGATCCTGAAACAGTAGCCGGCATAACAGGTGTGCCGAAAGATGATATTTACAAATTAGCCCGTATGTATGGAAAGACTTCCCCTGCTTTTATCCGAATCGGCAACGGGCCACAGCATCACGACAATGGCGGAATGTGCATCCGCACCATTTCCTGTCTTCCTGCAATTACAGGACACTGGCTCTTAAAAGGCGGCGGTGCCATTAAGGGAAACTCCGGCTATCTTGCTTTTAATACTGGAGCTCTTCAAAGGCCTGACCTCCTGCACAAAAAGGATACACGCCTCATTAATATGAATCGGATCGGTTCGGCACTGCTTGAACTGGAAAAACCGATTAAATCTATGTACGTCTATGGAACCAACCCTGCTCTTGTTGCACCAGAAGGAAATAAAGTCCGTCAAGGGCTGCTGAGGGAGGATCTGTTCCTTGTTGTCCAT includes:
- a CDS encoding molybdopterin-containing oxidoreductase family protein; its protein translation is MNSYSKTLNGVFPSVCSLDCPDQCGLLVHKKEGKIVKIEGDPNHPVTQGNICNKVRSMPSRIYDKNRLKYPMKRAGTKGDGHFERIGWKEAIDTITSRWKDLIVNNGPESILPYSFYGNMGRLNAEGMDRRFFHKLGASRLDRTICQSAGTAGYTYTMGGSFGMDPEDTIHSKLIILWGINAVSTNMHQMILAQKARKSGAKIVVIDVHKNQTGKMADWFIPITPGTDAALALGMMHVLFAENLADENFLKKYTVGHQELREHVKEYDPETVAGITGVPKDDIYKLARMYGKTSPAFIRIGNGPQHHDNGGMCIRTISCLPAITGHWLLKGGGAIKGNSGYLAFNTGALQRPDLLHKKDTRLINMNRIGSALLELEKPIKSMYVYGTNPALVAPEGNKVRQGLLREDLFLVVHDLFLTETAKYADIVLPAASSFENTDIYSSYWHHYMQIQEPVIEPYGESKSNVEVFRLLAEEMGLHDAVFKETEEEMIDAALDFPANPLIEEINAESLKKTKFIKARVKPLFPGRLPTPSGKIELFSQRMKDDGYPPLPTYIPLKEENKFPFLFVPAPNHNFLNSTFSNNTKHAAMEKEPRLHINTRDAINAEIKDGDLVRIWNERGECELKAAVGELVLPGTVVSQGIWADVPGTNHLVNSLTPDRLSDMGGGAVFFSGRVNVSKISKDID
- a CDS encoding helix-turn-helix domain-containing protein, which produces MNRFYKRYSDLIFHLLSENKWISLAQLAERTGFSKSTIWRDLEFLETILPEDWKLEKHETFGVRLRKPESGTLESILREIRDKNTYFHTLKLILLSDGIDISLISNEVHVSRSTAYRHIEKLQEVLKESQLTLTSSPFKVVGDERNIRRFIMQYLDLMSFKPDAEKDWLHSGDFQSALMELTSSYSMTLRTGAIQRLKMILYISNLRMSMGYFVSFPKTLVDAYKESKFFLAAKELVHYMAKAKIPSRETQLQEILFFAIYLMSEERPTNRSQHLRYLRTRRIGEREHPFSVYLENLSNIAGFNLTDDDIFLFHIYQTFKRIYLEKELNTETLHSSMIQYLPYYETNPLFKTIEDLGFKTFSKVPLIFKKLDVLEIFTLLQAAILRRRNRHVIQAALVCRTYYEKDYIREVLKYHFGKQLSISTLDSSSIDLISEYEEFDLVISTDLNHSSKLIGDLPAINVSAFPTGSELMEIRQFIHDHFLKQMDLDKEVIYPYEKQDEPYK
- a CDS encoding response regulator, encoding MALKIAIVDDHKLFREGVKRILEMEEDLEVVAEGEDGRDALIIDKNYKPDVMIMDIDMPNMNGIKATDKLNENKSKSKVIILSFYDDENYVTRVLQNGAAGYLLKDIGAKGLIEAIRIVASGGSYLDPKVTQNIIKEYKRLTELNSGSNHASSQNYQRPLHILTRRECEVLQLLADGNSNTGISKALFISDKTVKNHVSSILRKIKVHDRTQAVLLAIKKGWVRIG